A genomic segment from Glycine soja cultivar W05 chromosome 18, ASM419377v2, whole genome shotgun sequence encodes:
- the LOC114397092 gene encoding uncharacterized protein LOC114397092: protein MDEDIPERTAGVDSANVEGITIDGAEGSPADHAEGFPGGPRDPLVLTSFGDHVAHSIWSGEERLELKLVSHGRKIDKFGRPAPEIEGLVAATGLSPLIRCCAGVYAWGAAALVHMYDQLNEACKTPTRQMVGYLTLLQCWIYEHFPNVHQCVTDDAYAEMTPRASQWLTMKAHMRGITRAPYQERLDALTITDGQLRWGPIVVFVRPERVVRQFGYIQTIPPPPVSASLSYEEIDDRWMHFLDHVAPATEICVVPGQNGCEGCEAIAERLERVLNLRMVTEGIELHEIMQDCLRIARGDASDGSLRARRRCRIDH, encoded by the exons ATGGACGAGGATATTCCTGAGAGGACTGCGGGCGTAGATTCTGCGAACGTAGAGGGCATAACTATTGATGGTGCTGAGGGGTCACCTGCTGATCATGCtgagggattccctggtgggCCACGTGACCCATTAGTCCTAACTTCGTTTGGCGACCATGTGGCACATAGCATCTGGAGTGGAgag GAACGACTTGAGTTGAAGTTGGTCTCCCACGGTAGGAAGATTGATAAATTTGGGAGGCCAGCGCCTGAGATAGAAGGCCTAGTGGCGGCCACCGGATTAAGTCCATTGATCAGGTGTTGT GCTGGGGTCTATGCTTGGGGAGCTGCGGCGCTGGTGCACATGTATGACCAGCTAAATGAAGCTTGCAAGACCCCTACACGACAAATGGTTGGGTACTTGACTTTATTACAA TGCTGGATATATGAGCACTTTCCCAATGTGCATCAGTGCGTCACCGATGATGCGTATGCTGAGATGACCCCACGTGCCTCCCAGTGGCTGACTATGAAGGCTCACATGAGAGGGATCACAAGAGCGCCGTACCAGGAACGTTTAGATGCTTTGACGATCACGGAC GGTCAGCTGAGATGGGGTCCTATTGTGGTCTTTGTTCGACCAGAGAGGGTGGTACGACAATTCGGGTACATTCAGACGATCCCTCCACCGCCTGTTAGTGCTTCACTATCATATGAGGAGATAGATGATAGGTGGATGCATTTCTTGGACCATGTAGCACCTGCGACTGAGATTTGTGTTGTCCCTGGACAG AATGGTTGTGAAGGTTGTGAAGCGATCGCAGAAAGATTGGAGCGTGTGCTTAACCTCAGGATGGTCACTGAAGGCATAGAGTTACATGAGATCATGCAAGATTGCCTCAGGATCGCTAGGGGTGACGCCTCAGATGGAAGTCTTAGGGCACGACGTAGATGCCGAATAGATCATTGA